GGCAGGGCGTATCCCGGCAAATAATACGTGTTTTCTCTTTTCTGCCTCAGGATGGCGGGCAGTTCCTGCTCATATGCCCATAACAGAGCGTTTCTACCTGTCCGGACGAGGTGAATGGCAAACGATGTGCCCCATGCCCCGGCGCCGATAACCGCTATGCTCATTCATCTTCACCGATGATGGCCACGCCGCTGATCGCTTCTCCTTCTCGAAGGTCCATGAGCTTTACGCCGAGACCGCCTCTTCCCTGAACGGGTATGTCATGAGACCTGAACCGGATCGTCCGGCCAGTATCGGTAACCAGAATCACGTCGTCACTGTCGCCCAATCGCTTGAGACCGACTACTTCGCCATTTTTCGCGCCGCAACGCACGTTGATGATGCCCGAACCGCCTCGTGCCTGTATCCTGTAGGTGGCGCAAGGAGCGCGTTTTCCGTAGCCCTTCTGGGTGACCGTGAAAACCGTGCAGCTCTTGTTGACAATTTCAACGCCCACAACTTCGTCATTCTGCTTTTTCAGGCGAATGCCCCTTACCCCGTATGCCGTTCTTCCCATGGGCCGTATCTGTGTCTCCTCGAACCTGACTGATTGCCCTTTCTTGGTGGCGAGTATGATCTCTTCATTTCCAACGGTTTCCAGAACGCCGATAAGGCTGTCATCATCGGGAAGGGTGATGGCTTTAATGCCGCTCGACCGGATGTTCTTCAAAAGATCCAGACCGAGCCTCTTTACATGACCTTTTTTTGTGGCGAAAAACAGATATCTGTCGGGCGAAAATTCTTTCACGTGGGCCATAGCGGTGATCCGTTCATCTTTCTCCACTTTGATAAGGTTGACGATGGGCTTTCCCTTGGCCGTCAGCGTGGCGTCGGGGATTGCGTGCACCCTCACTACGTGAACTTTTCCCGTATTGGTAAAGAAGAGGATGTAGGAGTGAGTGGAGGCGATATAGAGGTGGTCCACGAAATCTTCCTCACGAACCACGATGCCGATCTTCCCTTTGCCTCCTCGAATCTGGCTTTTGTACTGGTCGAGGGACGTCCTCTTGGCGTATCCTTTATAGGTTACAGTTACTACGACTTCTTCCTCCTTGATCATGTCTTCAAGTGAAATATCGGGCAGTTCATCAACGATCTCGGTAAGCCTTTTGTCGCCGTATTTGTCCTTTATTTCCACGAGTTCCTTTTTTACGATATCGAGAAGCAGGGTCTCGCTCTCGAGGATCAACCTAAGCCTCTTGATCTCTTCGGTTGTATTCTTGTGGTCTTCGAGTATTTTGTCCCTCTCCATTGATGTGAGTCTCTGGAGACGCATCTCAAGGATGTTGGTGGCCTGCTTCTCGGAAAAAGAAAAACGGGCCATGAGAGATTCTCGCGCGTCCGCCGTGTTTTTGGCCTTTTTGATCAGGGCGATAACTTCATCGATGTGGTCAAGGGCTATTTTGAGTCCTTCCAGGAGATGGAGCCTGTCCAGTGCTTTGTTGAGCTCGAAGGTAGATCTCTTTGTCACGATTTCCTTGCGGAAATTGACAAACTCCCTGATGATCTCCTTAAGGTTGAGATAACGCGGCTCATTATTGACAATGGTAAGCAGGATGATGCCGAAGGTGGTCTGAAGCTGCGTGTGTTTGTAAAGCTTGTTGAGAATAGGGATAGCTATCTCCCCCTTTTTTAG
The sequence above is drawn from the Syntrophorhabdaceae bacterium genome and encodes:
- the gyrA gene encoding DNA gyrase subunit A; this encodes MQTSVVTVPIEEEMRRSYLDYAMSTIIGRALPDIRDGLKPVHRRILYAMYELNNTHDKPYKKSARVVGDVIGKFHPHGDQAVYDAITRMVQDFSLRYPLIDGQGNFGSVDGDAPAAMRYTEIRLSRIAEEVLKDIEKETVTFRANYDDSLVEPAVLPAKIPNLLINGSSGIAVGMATNIPPHNLSEVIQGIVAYINNPNITIGELIDIIPGPDFPTQAIIYGRQGIRDAYETGRGHITLRAKASIEQHKKDGREAIVVTEIPYQVNKARLIESIVELINEKKIEGISNIKDESNREGMRIVIELKKGEIAIPILNKLYKHTQLQTTFGIILLTIVNNEPRYLNLKEIIREFVNFRKEIVTKRSTFELNKALDRLHLLEGLKIALDHIDEVIALIKKAKNTADARESLMARFSFSEKQATNILEMRLQRLTSMERDKILEDHKNTTEEIKRLRLILESETLLLDIVKKELVEIKDKYGDKRLTEIVDELPDISLEDMIKEEEVVVTVTYKGYAKRTSLDQYKSQIRGGKGKIGIVVREEDFVDHLYIASTHSYILFFTNTGKVHVVRVHAIPDATLTAKGKPIVNLIKVEKDERITAMAHVKEFSPDRYLFFATKKGHVKRLGLDLLKNIRSSGIKAITLPDDDSLIGVLETVGNEEIILATKKGQSVRFEETQIRPMGRTAYGVRGIRLKKQNDEVVGVEIVNKSCTVFTVTQKGYGKRAPCATYRIQARGGSGIINVRCGAKNGEVVGLKRLGDSDDVILVTDTGRTIRFRSHDIPVQGRGGLGVKLMDLREGEAISGVAIIGEDE